The window CGCCCTGCGTCAGTGGCAGGGTAAACCAGATACATTGCTCTCAAGCGGCAACCCCGCCCCCCGAAGGAGGGACGTGACCGAAGAAACCGCTGTGCCCACGGCCGACGCCATCGGCGTCCGGGACGCTGTCACCGTCAACATGCCCGCGGACAGCGCCTACTTGTCCGTTCTGCGGACGGCGACGGCGGGTCTGGCCGCGCGACTGGACTTCACCCTCGACGAGATCGAGGACCTGAGGATCGGTGTCGACGAGGCCTGCGCCATGCTCCTCTCCCAGGCGCTGCCGGGCACGGAACTGACCACGGAATTCGAACTCACCCCCGACGGGATGCGCATCTCCGTCTCG is drawn from Nocardiopsis dassonvillei subsp. dassonvillei DSM 43111 and contains these coding sequences:
- a CDS encoding ATP-binding protein, with the translated sequence MTEETAVPTADAIGVRDAVTVNMPADSAYLSVLRTATAGLAARLDFTLDEIEDLRIGVDEACAMLLSQALPGTELTTEFELTPDGMRISVSVLTADGRLPARDTFAWTVLSALAGEVDAGVGPDDRVHIVLYKRRGTLESA